A single region of the Biomaibacter acetigenes genome encodes:
- a CDS encoding DMT family transporter, giving the protein MNQSVKTYLGLLAVAFFWGTSFSVSKIGLRQLLPMHLAILRFSLASIIFYSLLIMFYRNNSIEKKDRPLLWFLGVLGVSSYFYIQYTGLKLTTTVNTAIIIAISPIFTIIFSSLVFHQESLTLNKIVGAILAFSGIFLIFAGSTGMSLGKDTMAGDLLILSNSVAWALFTVLGKKLVEKYDPFMVMAYINIYGTITMLPLAFTPTFVNSVRTIGPITWGAALYLAVTCSVYGYFMWYRGVKVLGASRTAVFNYINPLFAVAIGILFLKEPGNIYTLLGGAAVLAGVYTASRSGEKFRHKGELVSSDRLK; this is encoded by the coding sequence TTGAATCAGTCGGTAAAAACTTACCTTGGTCTGCTGGCAGTGGCTTTTTTCTGGGGAACATCTTTTTCCGTGTCGAAAATAGGCTTAAGGCAACTTCTACCCATGCATCTGGCGATTCTTCGTTTTTCACTGGCATCCATCATCTTTTATTCCCTGCTCATAATGTTTTACAGAAATAACTCCATAGAAAAAAAGGACCGGCCGCTTCTCTGGTTTCTTGGAGTTCTGGGGGTTTCATCCTACTTTTATATCCAGTATACGGGTCTTAAATTGACCACCACTGTAAATACGGCTATAATCATAGCCATAAGCCCCATCTTTACCATAATATTTTCATCTCTGGTATTTCATCAGGAAAGCCTCACTTTAAATAAAATTGTTGGAGCTATCCTGGCCTTTTCCGGCATTTTCCTGATATTTGCCGGTTCCACCGGTATGTCCCTGGGCAAAGACACGATGGCAGGCGATCTTTTGATCCTTTCCAATTCCGTGGCCTGGGCGCTTTTTACCGTGCTGGGGAAAAAACTGGTGGAAAAGTACGACCCCTTTATGGTCATGGCATATATCAATATCTACGGCACCATCACCATGCTCCCTCTGGCCTTCACTCCGACCTTTGTAAATTCCGTGAGAACAATAGGGCCCATTACATGGGGAGCGGCTCTTTACCTTGCAGTCACATGTTCCGTTTACGGATATTTCATGTGGTACCGGGGGGTAAAGGTCCTGGGCGCTTCCCGCACAGCCGTATTCAATTATATTAATCCACTCTTTGCGGTGGCCATAGGTATATTGTTCCTGAAAGAGCCGGGAAATATTTATACTCTTCTGGGTGGAGCGGCGGTCCTGGCGGGGGTGTATACGGCTTCCCGAAGCGGGGAGAAGTTCCGTCATAAAGGAGAGCTGGTATCTTCTGACCGGCTTAAATGA
- a CDS encoding tryptophanase: MLDDLTKMAEPYKIKMVEPLKIRTKEERIRLIKEAGYNPFLLNAEDVYIDLLTDSGTSAMSDNQWAGMMLGDESYAGSKNYIHLVEVVKDIFGYNYVVPTHQGRGAEKVLFPVLVKKGQYVVGNMHFDTTKAHIELSEGIAVNLVTREAEDVGNYHPFKGNFDIEALKSFIEEKGPENIAFILATVTCNSAGGQPVSMENIKEVRKMADKYGLYLFFDAARFAENAYFVKQREKGYENKSIKEIVREMFSYGDGFTMSAKKDALVNIGGLIAIKDDVELFTKVKTMLIPMEGFVTYGGLAGRDMEAMARGLEEVLSEDYLSWRINQVKYLGDKLREAGIPIQYPTGGHAVFIDGKKFLPHVPQEQFPSHTICVELYIEAGIRAVEVGTLLAGRDPVTKKEILPALDFVRLTIPRRVYTNSHMDVVAEAVKRVYARRDSIKGLRFTYEPPILRHFTARLEPVE, encoded by the coding sequence ATGCTGGATGATTTAACCAAAATGGCAGAACCATATAAAATCAAGATGGTGGAGCCGCTGAAAATCAGGACGAAGGAGGAGAGGATAAGGCTCATAAAGGAGGCCGGATATAATCCTTTTTTACTAAATGCGGAAGATGTATATATTGATTTACTGACCGACAGCGGTACTTCGGCCATGAGCGACAATCAGTGGGCCGGCATGATGCTGGGAGACGAATCCTATGCGGGCAGCAAGAATTACATCCACCTGGTAGAAGTGGTAAAAGACATCTTTGGTTACAACTATGTGGTACCGACCCATCAGGGGCGCGGTGCGGAAAAGGTGCTGTTCCCCGTTCTGGTGAAAAAAGGCCAATATGTGGTGGGAAACATGCATTTTGATACCACCAAAGCCCACATCGAGCTTTCGGAAGGCATTGCTGTGAACCTGGTCACCAGGGAAGCGGAGGATGTAGGAAACTACCATCCCTTCAAGGGTAATTTTGATATAGAAGCGTTAAAAAGTTTTATAGAAGAAAAAGGCCCCGAGAACATTGCCTTCATCCTGGCCACCGTCACCTGCAACAGCGCAGGAGGGCAGCCCGTATCCATGGAAAATATCAAAGAAGTGAGAAAAATGGCCGACAAATACGGCCTGTATCTCTTCTTTGACGCCGCCCGCTTTGCTGAAAACGCATATTTTGTGAAACAGCGGGAAAAGGGATATGAAAACAAAAGCATAAAGGAAATCGTAAGAGAGATGTTTTCCTACGGCGACGGTTTTACCATGTCGGCCAAGAAGGACGCCCTGGTAAATATCGGCGGCTTGATTGCAATAAAGGATGACGTGGAACTTTTTACAAAGGTTAAGACCATGCTCATACCCATGGAAGGCTTTGTGACTTACGGCGGTCTCGCAGGCCGCGACATGGAAGCCATGGCCCGGGGCCTTGAGGAAGTGCTGAGTGAAGATTATCTTTCCTGGCGCATAAATCAGGTAAAATACCTGGGAGACAAGCTCCGAGAAGCGGGAATTCCCATTCAATATCCCACTGGCGGCCACGCGGTGTTTATCGACGGTAAAAAGTTCCTTCCCCATGTGCCCCAGGAGCAGTTCCCATCCCATACCATATGCGTGGAACTGTATATTGAGGCTGGCATCCGGGCAGTGGAAGTCGGAACTCTTCTGGCGGGCAGGGACCCCGTCACAAAGAAAGAAATACTGCCTGCTCTGGACTTTGTGAGATTAACCATTCCGCGCCGGGTCTATACCAATAGCCACATGGATGTGGTGGCGGAAGCGGTGAAGAGGGTATATGCCAGGAGAGACAGCATTAAAGGATTGCGCTTTACCTATGAACCTCCCATCCTCCGTCACTTTACCGCACGGCTGGAACCGGTGGAATAA
- a CDS encoding metallophosphoesterase family protein: MKLALFSDIHSNLYALEAVLSDIEKFSVDTAICCGDLVGYGAHPNEVVKLIFEKDISTVMGNYDDGVGFDRLLCGCDFKNEEEARRGEKSLLWTRQKITSENKQILKQLPRKLEFEIEGRKVLVIHGSHRALNEYLHEKLPQAEVARLFEETGADIIFCGHTHIPYVRRYKDKFLVNVGTVGKPKPHARVVKRFSNDAMWIYADINKDDILFKLMLVPYNFEKSAEAIEEAGLPHHFADYIRGINPDF, from the coding sequence ATGAAACTTGCCCTTTTTTCCGACATCCATTCCAATTTATACGCTCTGGAAGCGGTGTTATCCGACATTGAGAAATTTTCTGTGGATACTGCCATCTGCTGTGGTGACCTGGTGGGATACGGTGCCCACCCCAATGAAGTAGTAAAACTTATATTTGAAAAGGACATATCCACCGTAATGGGAAACTATGATGATGGTGTGGGGTTTGACCGGCTGCTCTGCGGTTGTGATTTTAAAAATGAAGAAGAGGCCCGGCGGGGTGAAAAATCTCTGCTCTGGACCAGGCAGAAAATAACTTCCGAAAACAAACAGATACTCAAACAGTTACCCCGCAAACTCGAATTTGAGATTGAAGGCAGAAAGGTGCTGGTAATACACGGCAGCCACCGGGCCCTCAACGAATATCTTCATGAGAAATTGCCACAGGCGGAAGTGGCTAGATTATTTGAAGAAACCGGGGCCGACATCATCTTCTGCGGCCATACCCACATCCCCTATGTGAGAAGATACAAAGACAAATTTCTCGTCAATGTCGGCACTGTTGGCAAACCCAAGCCCCATGCACGGGTTGTGAAGCGTTTCAGCAATGATGCCATGTGGATCTATGCGGACATCAACAAAGATGACATTTTGTTTAAGCTCATGCTGGTACCGTATAATTTTGAAAAGAGTGCTGAGGCCATAGAGGAAGCCGGCCTTCCCCACCACTTTGCCGATTATATCCGGGGAATAAACCCCGACTTTTGA
- a CDS encoding sodium-dependent transporter — MENLERDQWKSRAGFIFSTVGAAVGLGNFWRFPFMAYKNGGGAFLIPYFFALLTAGVPLMIMEFSFGHRMKGGATLSFAKLGRKWEFIGWWQTMVPLIVMCYYSTIIAWSLNYLIFSFTQAWGADPNAFFGGKFLGVSSGPWDLGGFRWTIALGVIVVWLLNYFITKNGISGGIEKACRIMTPLLAVLMVIITIRGLTLPGATYGLNWFLKPDFSKIMDPQVWIAAYGQVFFSTTLAVGVMIAYASYLPEKSDIVNNSFITVFSNSSFDFLAGLAVFSILGYAAVASNVLFDKVAANGAGVAFVAFPKAISMLPMPKILQNIFGIMFFFSLFIAGISSSISMLESFATAALDKYDISREEIIKRISIGGFIGSMFIATGAGVHILDIVDHFVSSYGIALLGLIEAIVLGYVYGTGKIKEHANLYSDFKIGWWLDYCVKYLTPLMLGYMFIQNLINEFKAPYAGYPMSAIIGLGWTVAVGMLLVALYLSGRPWTNPHISLDRIEDRAVSK, encoded by the coding sequence ATGGAAAATTTAGAAAGGGACCAGTGGAAATCAAGAGCAGGATTTATCTTCTCCACCGTGGGTGCTGCCGTGGGTCTGGGAAATTTCTGGCGTTTCCCGTTTATGGCCTATAAAAACGGCGGCGGGGCATTTCTTATCCCGTACTTCTTTGCTCTTTTGACAGCCGGTGTTCCCCTGATGATCATGGAGTTTTCCTTCGGCCACAGGATGAAGGGAGGAGCTACCCTTTCCTTTGCGAAGCTTGGGAGAAAGTGGGAATTTATAGGTTGGTGGCAAACCATGGTACCACTTATTGTCATGTGCTATTATTCCACTATCATTGCATGGAGTTTGAACTACCTTATATTTTCCTTTACTCAAGCCTGGGGAGCCGACCCCAACGCTTTCTTCGGCGGCAAGTTCCTGGGCGTCTCCAGCGGCCCATGGGACCTGGGAGGATTCCGCTGGACTATTGCTCTGGGAGTAATAGTTGTATGGCTGCTCAATTATTTCATCACAAAAAACGGTATATCCGGCGGCATTGAAAAAGCCTGTAGAATCATGACCCCGCTTCTGGCGGTGCTCATGGTAATTATAACCATTAGAGGTCTTACCCTACCCGGAGCCACTTACGGCCTCAACTGGTTTTTAAAACCGGACTTTTCAAAAATCATGGATCCACAGGTCTGGATCGCCGCATACGGCCAGGTGTTTTTCTCCACAACCCTGGCGGTGGGCGTCATGATAGCCTACGCCAGTTACCTGCCTGAAAAATCCGATATAGTCAACAACTCCTTCATTACAGTGTTTTCCAACTCCAGCTTTGATTTCCTGGCGGGCCTGGCGGTTTTCAGCATCCTGGGATATGCGGCGGTGGCATCCAATGTCCTCTTTGACAAAGTAGCTGCCAATGGTGCCGGAGTCGCTTTTGTGGCTTTCCCCAAGGCCATCAGCATGCTGCCCATGCCAAAGATCTTACAGAATATATTTGGAATAATGTTCTTCTTCAGCCTGTTTATAGCGGGTATTTCGTCTAGTATTTCCATGCTGGAATCCTTTGCTACGGCAGCTCTTGACAAGTATGATATAAGCCGGGAAGAGATAATAAAGAGGATTTCCATCGGCGGATTCATCGGCAGCATGTTTATTGCTACCGGCGCAGGTGTACACATACTGGATATCGTTGACCATTTTGTATCGAGCTACGGTATAGCCCTTCTGGGCTTAATAGAAGCCATAGTTCTTGGATACGTGTACGGCACAGGAAAAATTAAAGAACATGCCAACCTGTATTCGGATTTCAAGATCGGCTGGTGGCTTGATTATTGCGTGAAATACCTCACTCCGCTGATGCTGGGTTACATGTTCATCCAGAATCTTATAAACGAGTTCAAGGCTCCCTATGCCGGTTACCCCATGAGCGCAATTATTGGCCTGGGATGGACGGTGGCGGTGGGCATGCTTCTTGTGGCCCTGTACCTATCCGGCAGGCCCTGGACCAATCCGCATATA
- a CDS encoding sigma-54 interaction domain-containing protein: MHRLEKMISAIEIILRHVHEGIVIADREGRVVYVNDANERITGLDNKKILGRYVKDVVPESSLIEVIETGREKLGTRTRVRDKYVISNIVPIYDGAEIIGSISVFLDITEVENLNIKLKKAQEQIDKLSKQLSTFLGDGQFIVGKNPMMQKVIYIAQKAAGVNSNVLITGESGTGKEVMARFIHNAGPRKDKPFVAVNCGAIPETLLESELFGYEPGAFTGAGNRGKAGIFELANGGTIFLDEIGDMSLSLQVKLLRVLQDKEIRRLGGIDKIKLDVRVMAATNKPLEKMVAEKTFREDLYYRLNVIQISLPPLRERKEDIPLYVRFLLDKLSGQLKAACPKISPGAMKALMNYDFPGNIRELENILEKSMVMDEDGNIDTDDLPDILSAHTGARGFYVETEGRWPTLKEVEKTLLEKTLAVFSNKTRAAEVLGISRATLYRMLDESTGKGVSR; this comes from the coding sequence ATGCACAGACTGGAAAAAATGATTTCGGCTATTGAAATAATCTTGAGACATGTACATGAGGGTATAGTCATTGCCGACAGAGAAGGCCGAGTGGTCTATGTCAATGATGCCAATGAGAGGATCACTGGTCTTGATAATAAGAAGATTCTGGGCAGGTATGTCAAAGATGTGGTTCCCGAGTCTTCTCTTATAGAAGTCATTGAGACCGGCAGGGAAAAGCTGGGGACCAGGACCAGGGTAAGGGATAAATATGTCATTTCCAATATTGTACCTATATATGACGGGGCTGAAATCATAGGCAGCATATCGGTATTTCTGGATATTACCGAGGTGGAAAATCTAAACATAAAGTTGAAAAAGGCCCAGGAGCAGATAGATAAACTTTCCAAACAGCTTTCCACCTTTTTGGGGGATGGGCAGTTTATAGTTGGTAAGAATCCCATGATGCAAAAAGTCATTTATATCGCCCAAAAAGCTGCCGGAGTAAATTCCAATGTGCTCATTACAGGAGAAAGTGGCACAGGAAAGGAAGTTATGGCACGATTTATTCATAATGCGGGCCCCCGCAAGGATAAACCCTTTGTGGCCGTAAACTGCGGTGCCATCCCTGAAACTCTTCTGGAAAGCGAGCTCTTCGGATACGAGCCCGGGGCTTTCACGGGGGCAGGAAACAGGGGTAAAGCAGGAATTTTCGAACTGGCCAATGGCGGTACTATTTTTTTGGATGAGATAGGAGACATGTCCCTTTCCCTGCAGGTGAAACTTCTAAGGGTTTTACAGGATAAGGAAATTCGGCGGTTGGGCGGCATCGACAAGATAAAACTTGATGTCAGGGTAATGGCAGCCACCAACAAACCTCTGGAGAAAATGGTGGCGGAAAAGACCTTCAGGGAAGACCTTTATTACCGTTTAAATGTTATTCAGATAAGCCTTCCTCCACTTCGGGAAAGGAAAGAGGATATCCCGCTATATGTTAGATTCCTGCTGGATAAGCTGTCGGGACAATTAAAGGCTGCATGTCCCAAGATTTCGCCGGGGGCTATGAAAGCCCTGATGAATTATGATTTCCCGGGCAATATCAGAGAACTGGAAAATATCCTGGAAAAAAGCATGGTTATGGATGAGGATGGAAATATTGACACTGATGACCTGCCGGATATTTTAAGCGCCCATACCGGTGCCCGGGGTTTTTATGTTGAGACCGAGGGAAGATGGCCCACTTTGAAGGAAGTAGAAAAAACATTGCTTGAAAAAACTCTTGCGGTTTTTAGCAATAAGACCAGGGCCGCCGAAGTCCTTGGTATTTCCAGGGCAACCCTTTACAGGATGCTGGATGAGTCGACCGGAAAAGGTGTCTCAAGATGA
- a CDS encoding alpha-hydroxy-acid oxidizing protein has translation MNMQELKKNAREKMKGYCRVCRVCDGVVCAGEVPGMGGTGTGASFKANVQALADVKLNLRTFHDAKSPDISCEIFGRKLSMPILAAPITGSEYNMGGAVPEAEFIHMVISGSKQAGTMGMCGDGGNPVFYSSGLSAIEKEGGHGIAVIKPRENHKVIEMVKRAQDIGAVAVGMDVDGAGLVTMALMGQPVGPKNVKELKDIISHTKLPFILKGIMTVDEAKLAVEAGARAIVVSNHGGRILDYTPGVAEVLPAIANTVKGKITIFADGGVRSGVDVLKYLALGADAVLVGRPIIIGAFGGGSEGVRLVLDTMAGELKQAMILTGCSNLEEITDRVIYRN, from the coding sequence TTGAATATGCAAGAATTAAAGAAAAATGCCCGGGAAAAGATGAAAGGCTACTGCCGGGTATGTAGAGTATGTGATGGAGTGGTGTGCGCCGGGGAGGTTCCGGGCATGGGAGGTACGGGCACAGGAGCTTCTTTTAAGGCGAACGTTCAGGCTCTGGCCGATGTAAAACTAAATTTAAGGACTTTTCACGATGCCAAGAGTCCCGACATATCCTGCGAGATTTTTGGGAGAAAACTCTCCATGCCCATCCTGGCAGCGCCCATTACCGGCTCGGAATACAATATGGGCGGCGCCGTGCCCGAGGCGGAATTTATTCATATGGTAATTTCCGGTAGTAAGCAGGCAGGGACCATGGGTATGTGCGGGGATGGCGGAAACCCCGTGTTTTACAGCTCCGGCCTTTCTGCCATTGAAAAAGAGGGGGGTCATGGCATCGCCGTCATCAAGCCGAGGGAAAACCATAAGGTCATTGAAATGGTAAAGCGCGCCCAGGATATAGGGGCTGTAGCCGTGGGCATGGATGTGGATGGCGCTGGCCTTGTAACCATGGCGCTGATGGGCCAGCCGGTGGGGCCGAAAAACGTGAAAGAACTAAAAGACATAATATCACATACAAAACTTCCTTTTATACTCAAGGGTATCATGACCGTGGATGAGGCAAAACTGGCCGTAGAAGCCGGAGCCAGGGCCATAGTGGTTTCAAACCACGGCGGGCGCATACTGGACTATACCCCGGGTGTGGCCGAAGTATTGCCAGCCATTGCAAATACGGTTAAAGGCAAAATAACCATTTTTGCCGATGGTGGCGTCCGCTCCGGTGTGGATGTATTGAAGTACCTGGCTCTGGGGGCCGACGCGGTGCTGGTGGGAAGGCCTATCATCATCGGGGCCTTCGGCGGAGGTTCAGAAGGAGTCAGGCTGGTACTGGATACCATGGCCGGTGAACTGAAACAGGCCATGATACTTACGGGATGCAGTAATCTGGAAGAAATAACGGATCGGGTGATATACAGGAATTAG